TGGCGGCGTTCGCGCTCGATCTCGAAGGTGCCGCGGCTGCGTTACTCGACCGGAGCGCTCCCGAGGATGCCGTTTGGCAACTCGCTTACCTGGGCTCGCCGGGGCTGCGGCTGGCAGGAGGAACCGACGAGATCTTGCGCAATATCATCGCCGAACGCGTGCTCGGCTTGCCGCCAGAAATTCGCGTCGACAAGGGCATTCCGTTCAAAGACGTGCCGACGGGCCCGCGGTCGTAGCCCGCAGGCGCACCGGCCAATCGACACGTTTTTTGCGCAAGCGAAGCAACGGGCTCGACGGCTCGTTGCTCCGCTGGCGTTCGTCCGCTGGCGCCGCCTCGCACGGCGCGCTCTAGGTGGTATGCCGTGAGCGCTGCTAATCGACGCGCCTTTGCCTTACTGTTCGCCTGCCTGCTCAGCGTGGGTATGGGGCAGTCCATGTTGTTTTCCATTTTGCCGCCAGCGGCGCGGGAGATCGGTATTACGCCGTTCCAAGTCTCCACGATCTTTGCCACCTCGGCTTTCTTGTGGGTGTTCGTCAGTCCTTGGTGGGGGCGCAAGAGCGATGTTACGGGACGGCGGAAAATCATTCTCATCGGGCTCCTCGGTTACGCTACCTCGATGGCTGCCCTCGCCACGGTCATTCGCATCGGTACCGAGCGCTGGCTGCCGGCCAGTGTGGTGTACCCGTTGCTCATTGCCTCCCGTTGCATCTTTGCCTTGGTCGGGTCGGGCACAGGCCCAGCTTCGCAAGCTTACATTGCCGACCGCACCTCGCGCAGCGAACGTACCGCTGGGGTGGCGCTCGTGAGCGCGGCCATGGGGCTCGGCGAAACCATCGGACCGGGCGTGGGGGCGGCGCTCGCATCGTTCGGTATCGTGGCGCCGTTGTACCTGGCTGCCGCGCTCGCTGTGGTGAGCGCCGCAACCATCTGGCACTTCCTCCCCGAAACCGAACTGCCGCGCGAGCAACGGCCGGAGCGACCTCCGCGCATGCGCGTGGGAGATCGGCGGGTGCTGCCGTTCTTGGGAGTCGTCACCGCGCTCCAAGCGGTGCGCGCAACAACCATCATTACCTTGGCGTTTTTCCTGCAAGATACGTTGCAACTCGATGCCCACGATACGGTGCGCTACTCGGGCACGGGTTTCGTGGTGTTGGCCATAGCAGGATTGTTTTCACAATTGGTGATCGTGCAGCGTTTCCGACCCGCTCCGCGAACGATGATTCGTGTCGGCACGTTGCTCATGCTGGCCGCTTTTCTCGCCTTCGTTTTCGGCTCCAACCTGCCGGTGTATTTCTTGGCTCTCGCTGCTCTCGGCTTGGGGATGGGGCTGGTTCGCCCCGGAGCCGCGGCCGCCGCCTCGCTCGCGGTGACTCCCGCCGAACAAGGTTCCGTCGCAGGTTTGCTAGGTGGCGTGTCGGTCATCGGCAATGTGTTCGGACCGATGCTCGGCACCGCACTTTACAGCTTGGATCGGCATGGCCCTCACTTGATGAATTCCGCAGTCATGGCGCTGATTTTGGTGCTCGTTTGGACGAATGCACGTATCCGCCGTGCGCATGCGTGAGCACGAGGACGGGTAGATGGAATC
This portion of the Candidatus Binatia bacterium genome encodes:
- a CDS encoding MFS transporter encodes the protein MSAANRRAFALLFACLLSVGMGQSMLFSILPPAAREIGITPFQVSTIFATSAFLWVFVSPWWGRKSDVTGRRKIILIGLLGYATSMAALATVIRIGTERWLPASVVYPLLIASRCIFALVGSGTGPASQAYIADRTSRSERTAGVALVSAAMGLGETIGPGVGAALASFGIVAPLYLAAALAVVSAATIWHFLPETELPREQRPERPPRMRVGDRRVLPFLGVVTALQAVRATTIITLAFFLQDTLQLDAHDTVRYSGTGFVVLAIAGLFSQLVIVQRFRPAPRTMIRVGTLLMLAAFLAFVFGSNLPVYFLALAALGLGMGLVRPGAAAAASLAVTPAEQGSVAGLLGGVSVIGNVFGPMLGTALYSLDRHGPHLMNSAVMALILVLVWTNARIRRAHA